CACGCGATTGGTTCCGAAACTCAAGTttactacgttttattcatacggcccaatgaaTTAAAAGTTTTGAGCTACCTGTGCAAGGAAAGAAAACAAGCCGTGTGAGCAAGATTCATTTGTTCACAACTAGAACAGGGTAGAAAGTAACTTCGATAAGAGTTAGTGATTTCTATTGACACATTTCGTTCCAAGCCCATGGGTTGCTTAATGAGAGCGATGAATATAACCGAATCAATTTTGACAAGTTTTTATGTGCTTATTACATACAAAGAAGTAAGGCAATCGTTTTAATATTAAGTaagtttattcattttatttgtaaatgcatcattttttttaaatttttgacattaaaaatggTCCTTAGCGGTGAAAACCATCTACTGAGTGGTACTTTCAGCTTCCGCTGCAGTAATCTGAAATCCAAATGTTTAGATTTAAAATGTtcaagaaacatttttttctagcatttgtaaacatattaaaaacgtacaaaaatcaaaaatgggtATACCTCTGAAAAACTGTTTTCAATCTATTTTTCGATGGTTTAAGGGTTAAATGATCGGTTGCATCGCCATAAGTAGTAACTattgtgaataatcgtttttcaagGTTTAActagaatataatttcattaataAGAAAAAAGTTACAACCTTTTTGGGTTATCACATTCGttaatctgaaaaaaaagtaatttggcaagtcattcaaaatcaatcaatcaagcTTATATTCGTTTATATGCTATATTATTCACACTTcagtgttgaaaaaaaattaaaatttcgaaaatctcgactgaaatttttcacaagtcattttcagacaaaaaaatcGTGGATCAGGAAACTCAATGCAGAAAAattcagtactgattttttgcaaacgcgattctcactgaaactaatTTCACATGGTGAAAAATCAGTTGCAAAAAGTTTACTAGCGAACATACTCCTCaataatatattaaaaaaaagttcgcGCACTGAATAAACGATtttcgaacagaagatttttgggaaatgaattttcagaGCCGTTATttctcaaccctttgcagaatacatggtGAATAAATTTGccaatgaacaaaaactgaacctgaAAATGGTCAGTGCGCGTAGGGTGGTTGATAAATGGATCAATAGCAATATGGTAGAAAAAGGTGGGGCAAACACAACTcttttgtgttagtgaaatGAACTTTACTTCAACAAGGCAAATATTTCTCCTGAAAAAAAACAAGgcaagtaaaactaaaaaccacgttcttgcttccttcacaccgtTCAGACCAGTTGACATTGATTCAAAGCATGCTTAATAACAATCAACCAAAAggttgcagagaaaaaaaaattacaccattaagATCGAATATCATACGTAGAAATGACAGAAGCGCAGGTTATCGCATCGATTCAAACGCGGCGCCTGCTGTGTATGCGAGACATGCTggtaatgctgcgctcctgttgcttctataaataaaacttattctaaatagttttattgaatttaatctaaatagtgcagtgtaatcaaccaGCTGAAATTAAAACTGCTTTcttcgctataatcactatttggaatgtggaaaaGTATTGCTGTTAATATTGAtcaccctacgtgcatcgaaaatatcgcagtctTTATATATTCaattgcgaatttattcagtagagattttgtttattgatgaaaatgtaATAATTAAATCTGGCACGAATGCTTGTTTCGTGaatgaaaatctcttgaactgttttttttttcacgagtgTAAATGAAATCAACTTTTTCTGATTATGATTTTTCCAGCACCTTAACATTTATGCGCTAAACTTTGGAAGCACAAATGAAGCGTACTTGATTTCTCTACGAGTCTTGGAACATCATtcaaaaaatgttgatttttaGCTGTGATAATGTACCAAACGAGCCTCTTTTACAGAGTTTCCTTGCCAAGAGAATATCACGAGTGTATGGGAAAGAAAATGGTTAAATGTTTAAAGCGTCCCTTTGCCGCCCATAGTCCTTCCGATGCATATTaaattacaataatttcaatCGAATTATCTTGTCATCCTAATCGTCCTACCGTGTATACGTGGTCGTTCACGAGTATTATTTACTTTTCCCATCGGAGCTCAACGCTTCCTTCCGTGTGTCGCGAGACCGCATCGAACCGAAATGAGTATGAATACTTCCTTCCTGCTCTTTGATTACATCACCACCGCCTCAACCGCGACGCATAATCTGTATATAATTTTCTTGGTATGAAAACACGTGCTTGACTTCGTATGAAGCTATCATAGATGGCGATATGATGGGCGATTACCCACTCCGCCTACAACAGCACAACAATAATAGTAGAAACGCCACCCTCCTCGTTTTCAGATGGCCAATCTGATCTGAAGTGATTGATTAAATTGCCGTATTATCTCTTTTCATCACTGCGGGTAAAGGATGCTGGTTAGGGTGGTAGATTTGGTTAGTGGTTTCGCCTTGAAACATGCAcgcatagtttttttcaatcacTCAAAATTTAGACGAATCACCCTAATAACGAATCCAAAAAGTATTCTGTTCTTGTGATCGGAACCAGTCATCGCCCTGGTGACGGAAGAAAGACAAACAAGAATGATGAAAAGTTCAAACAGCGTGAAGGCGTAGGGATGATGAAAGGAGATTAGCTACCGCAATGAATCCGAAACGAAGGGGGAATTTGAAGAGATCACATGGCTAGCAAAATATGCCAGCAATTAATTGTGTGTAAATTAATACCTTTTCAGTAGACGCAAAGCGACTGTGTAAACAAAAGATGCTAGAGATAACAATTTGTTGAATGGTGTGTGACAAGTTTTCCGAATtttaaatatcagttagaaactgTCAATCTAAACACGATGCataccacgtttgaaatattagtTGAGGAATTGACATCTAATTATTAGGTTCGGACATGACATAAACATAACAATTATTTCCAGTTACCGAAGAAACTGTAAAGAATCAAAATTAATGATCGATCATCCAGCTTGATTTTTGAATTCGGTGGAATTGCTTCCGTTACAAATGACtaatttacaaataaaattgacATGATAATAACGACCACGACTATGTTGCGCCAGCCGACTAGTGGTGAGAAAATACGAAAAATCATCACAACACAATTTCAGGAGTTTCAAATAACGAAATGACTGACCTGGTATTCAGAAATTTCGTATCTCATGAAATGAGTTATGGTATCATAGACTACTGATATTTGTTTccggatcccacttccggttctggaattgcaACTTTCTCAGAGAACGCTGGattgattttcacaagtttagatacaaatgaaatatctTACGGtcacattttcattttaatagaGTTTTATCCAGATACAGGTTCCGGTTACGGAAGTATGGGCTGTGGGATATTAAATTTTTATGAATGTGTGAATCAATTCAACGAATCAAATTTTACTTTTTCCATgtttgttttattcaatttcaatacCATACCCAAATGAACTGTCTCtaccaacatttttttcttcatatctaCCTCCGATTTTACTTCTTCAGGATATTTCCGAAGCGCCTGCTACATAATAACCCAGTACTTTTCAATTGGCCGCAGTTCTGCTGCATCCGGGGTGAAGCCCTTCGACGCGAAGTTGACGTCTTTAGCGTAGGAGCATTGTATGACCCTAGAAGAGGAAGTAGGCAATTTTGAAGACATTCCCTTATGTATACGTGTCTATTAATTGTACCGGTTGTCACAAATGAAGTGTTCGCTTTCCACATGAGCAAATTGATTGCCAATCATGTATTTTTTGCAAACTTTGATATCTTCAGTTTTCTAACGTCTTCTGAAACATCAAACTTATGATTGACAGTGAAAAACAGGAGTCCTGGAAACTAGCATGCGTATGCTTTCACCTACGTTTCGTCATCCATAATGAGACAATGCGGTTTTGTCAATATCTGGGTGTAGTGCTTCAAATTTTTTCCAgaaatatcgttcaacaaaataaaatcaaatgttttgcatgataaaaagcatcattcaaacaacattttgtaattttttcgtggaaaaatattgagaaataagtcggtatagagctatttttgagggcgcttcttaaaaatcatgatttgcggtgtccactgtatctcagcgcagactaatcagaagggaacaaatgaacgcagcatagttagcgaagaagtttttctagaccccaacgtttctgtttgatttttttaaatttttttttttaattttggtggttgtttaaagtgaaaactacgatttttcacgaaaaaatccgccatttggtagctgttaaacctccccaaagtgacaaacatcgaaaaagaaaacgttggggtctggttttttatatgtagaaaatgagtgcaaaattttaaaaaaatgggtgcAGTAGTTTCTGAATGACGATGAACACGGACTTTCGAAACCTGCTTTCTTGAAAaatgcgtttaaaattttttgtctataaaattaatGGTAACAATTAATAACTCCATGGAGCCCgtatagggtctaacattttcaaaaaatcatattttttcttttataatttattataatgaaacattttaagaGTGTttggtcaagttttgaagtcaatcgaagtagaaatcttgggcctgtgcgacgagcttcttcgcagaatgagataacaatagataaaggtccataattcccagagttttgttccaatatccttgaaaatttcacagaatatttttgaaatgtttcactataagaaaatataaagaaaataatatataattttttaaaagtgtcagaccctacccgccccttaagagtTGTGTTTTCCCCACTTGTTTCTACCTCATTGGTTTTTGAGTAATTATacaaccgaacgaacttctaagcagCTTCTTGAATACTTTCAAGTTGTCAAATGTTCCATGCGTACACTTAAGCAGCGATGAAGTCCACGtgaaacttgttctgtactttcaagttctcaagcgtgggttttatttttgtttcgtttataTCTGGTGGTCATTCGCCTCTAGGGTTATAAAAACTTTCCAACTCTACGGGAAATCGAATCCTGATTGCGTGAAAAGCATCGGATTATCCATCATGCTATAGGCAATCCTCAAAATTCCAAACAATATACATTTGAACTGGACTTTCAAAATACATTTGAAACAGCATTATTAACAACATTCAAGTGAGCAATAGAACAATatacactggaacctcaatttaAGCGCAAAGTCGGGTGTGTAATTTAAATTTCgcgcaaattaaataaaacatcgagttatttcaaatgtttcgcgtaaaaaaagggtttttttaattccattcgattttagtataagtaacataaaaaaaatttagtgcGTCCATACGCAAAAGCATTTAGGAACACCGACTATGTAAATCCGTTAAAGTTATTCCAAGATACAAGAACTACTTGTAATATTGTATTTTGGAACTACACTGTGCTACAACAAAAACTACAATTCCGTGTTGAGCATTCAGACGTTTCTAATCGTCAGCTCACGTGCGAATAGTTTTTTGCTTGCCGGGCGAGGAAGTTAACCCTAGCAACCCAATCGCTCACCGGTGAACCAAATTGCAATGCAGTGAATAGACACACAAACGAACACATATTTGACATACAGCATCGCACTGCACACTTGTTAATATGGCAAATCCATCAACGATTTACCGAggtacaagcgcttcaaattaggtctaAAAAATCAATCGCCGATATTTCTGAATTGGGCTGCTAGTTCCCGTAGAATCAACAGGTGATAatatattcaatatactcaagcgaacacaacGACACGCCACAAAAACCAAGCTTCCAGCGAGCGACAAGGTAGCTGCTCCGTTAACGGCTGGCTGCCGATTGAAGTTAAAAATGTAAcatggcatatatttatagatttccttttatgtgaacgTTCATGCGATGCAAAAGAGAACGATGCAGaccaacgatcgaaaccgtcggccgtgcACGGAAAATCAACAAGATGACATCATTTGCTCTTCTGTGATGGGTTATGAAAACATAGATCGATTTTAACCAATTcctcaatagtatgctattgaaatactgaaacgacgttgccattcatgtttaagttgaaagtttccgaatcgattgattgttaaattatatcaatccatcaactaatgattaaattattaacgctcaaaattatgacagaaaaaggttacgcggctatgtTTGAAACTTTTAGTTGACACCCAactccgtatagtgaagagaaagtcattttaatgccaaaaatagttcgaaagTTGTTCAATTCTGCTGTTGTGGCTTCACGAAATCTCGAAAcgaatgctcctaatttcatcctaCTCTTGGAATCAATccatcgaacagagacaacagatctcactctaaataATGGTTTCCGTATATGCGTTGACTACtgaagctgagatgaatggTGGTACAACAGTCTTtcggaatttattttttcaactccgaaaaattttgttgtattgaaaaacactgggatttgtcaGTTTAGTCACATATAACGTTACATATTTCGAACCGAAAATGTTCGCCATACCCCTTCCAAATTCGATTCACATTAATCGTtttcaaataagcctaagtttatcgaaattcgttgagacatctacaaaaaaaatcagtatTTGCTTATATCAGTATCTTTAGAATTGGAAGGGATaatcatttgattttcgaacttcttccaaaattcaatagtagctttcaaacgagtccagacATGAAAAAGTTGGGtgttccatctctgagaaaattcagCGGTAAGTTAACAACGCGTTTTTTCACTTATAGgtatccgaggctccgttcgaaagtcgtttttcCCAGCAATAATAGAGAAAGGCCAaataaagacgaaacgtaacgaAATACAATTACTTCGATTGATCGAATGTAAAATTTCTGGTCTGtattcgatcaaatgaagatttTGTATGAAAAATTTGAACATGATCGAAATACATAGTGAAATATTTCGCTCGAATACAAATAGTCACAACCCTATTTCGAATATCAATCGAATGTGTAACCGGCATTCTGTATTTTTAACGAGTTTGTATTCTCCACTAAACACTATTCGATCGAAATGTAGAATTTTTGTTGAAATCCTAATGGAACGAgtacaaacattttgaaaaaagagtatttttacacattttgtagttGTCACGGGACGCTATTTAGTTACCTAATCCTCAAACAAACATACATATATAAATCTGCAAACAGTTGGGGTGATCAATCAAGCATACAAACCAAGTAAACACAGGTGTGCCACTGCAACAATTTTAGATTGAAGGGATTTTTGGTACCATCTCGAACACACCATTATTTGACACCTGATTTCGGATGATTGTATTATTGGAATAGCGCATGTTTAGTGAAacataaaattaatttatttaaagCAGCATCTCCAATttgcatttttgtttgtttgtgttaGAATAGTTCTGAATCATGTTGGTGCTGTGATATGTATTACAGATTTACTAACATTCCCCGGTATTTggacaaatacaaaaaaaatgtatttcatttcattcaagTTTACCCACTAACTTACCCCTGATAAATGATAAATGGAAATTAGACAATTGCGGAGGtattaaattgtaacaattTCAGGGAGTGCATTTTTAGTGTTCAGATTTAAACAATTGGCTATGAGAATAACAATATATGTGCTTTAAATCCTTTTTGCTGTTAAAATTGCTTTAAATATGCCAGTCTATAATAAAATGCTGATGTTTCAAATGATATATTTACGGTCtttatgcagatcaatcaaaacataaacaaaattcCAGTACGGCATATTTTGGAGTTAACACGTTGTGAAGGACTTGAATTACTACTGTCTGCCAGAGGAAGATTGTTTCCTATAAGAATTCCAAATTATTGGGTGTATCATTTTAGAACGCTATTATTTTTAGTGTATGAAACAGTTGCGCTGGTGGCAGTAGTTTGTCTGAAGAAAAAGTACGTCAGTACACGTGAACCATTCCGTAAAGGAATGTCCAAAATAGTACGTATGTACAGAGGCCACCAAGGAATCCGTTTGTCAGCAGACTTTTTCGACTGATAAAATATTTCTGCCAATTAGCACCAGATTTCAGAAGCAGCATGCACCACAGTCCGAGAACGGCCAATACGTAAAATAGGAAACCAATGATTCCAGTCAAACCGAGAACACCTAGCGTCGAAGAAAAATTGCAATTATCAACATATAAAATCTCAATTATTCTGTTTGTATGCACTTACCAGCTGTGCTTCCGGACAATGCAGCCATCGATGTCCGACAGTATTCAACCGCCGAGGCATTATTTCTAATGGCAGCTTCACTGTAGGCAATAATTTCACCTGTTTTGGTTTCACGTGTTTTTACTCGAGACGTTGCCATTTCTTGTGAGCAAtttgcaattgaatttttttatttttgaaattttgaaataaaatcacTTGTTTTGATTCCACGATCTCGAACAAAGTTTCGTTTTCCAGATGTTCCTTCGGAAAGTAAAcgtcaaaattttgtttttataagtTTCAGGCAGAGAAGCCAGAATTAcagaaatgtctgaaaacttacTAATTTCTATGGGCGATCTAACGCTGTGTTTCACAGCTAGAGGCGTACGTGtgtaataccatgttcacatttgcgctgatatcacttgatataccgagatgatatggatatcatgtcgaagtgttcacatatgatcgaaatgatatcgtttgataatcaagttgtcatattgaatgttctcattGGAAATAAGTTCAATAATATTACCTCtctctattaaaattaaatcaataattgaagtcttgcattttatggtctccgaacgccagtattcgttgaaaaattcgaaatttaaataattgtttattgtcactctcgaagtgacgttcataaatgaatgcgttcaatgccattatccgtgttgctagttgcgatttttgacaactcgacatgaaatcgttcatgatatcccggatatcatgccaaaatgataatacgcgttgacatcaaattgtatgggatatcaagtgatatcgcacatgatatcatcggatatcaagtatatccgtatatcacttgatatcagcgctaatgtgaacatactattaggATGATGATTGCAAGTTTATCTGTCAGAATACAAGGGAAATTCAATTTCCACTTGTAAAGTCATTTATaactttttcggtattttaacgat
This genomic window from Malaya genurostris strain Urasoe2022 chromosome 1, Malgen_1.1, whole genome shotgun sequence contains:
- the LOC131440314 gene encoding ER membrane protein complex subunit 6, which translates into the protein MATSRVKTRETKTGEIIAYSEAAIRNNASAVEYCRTSMAALSGSTAGVLGLTGIIGFLFYVLAVLGLWCMLLLKSGANWQKYFISRKSLLTNGFLGGLCTYVLFWTFLYGMVHVY